In the genome of Cryptomeria japonica chromosome 8, Sugi_1.0, whole genome shotgun sequence, one region contains:
- the LOC131049945 gene encoding DNA replication licensing factor MCM4-like: MRLKGLFLFKDEHLHEVVKMLLGEEIVHVSHRYRMNMEAYSLIAAWGFQFEAEVDKVKNALRVVIDSRYMLNMDSVCARVVPMLGIVPEAGVYVLNLAPQGIYTSGCGSSAVGLTTYVSKDPETGEIILESGALVLSDRGICCIDEFDKMPDTASSMLHEVMEQQIVSIAKAGIIASLNARTSVLACANPSGSHYNPRLSFIDNIQLPPTLFSRFDMIYLVLDKADDQTNRRIAL, encoded by the exons ATGAGGCTGAAAGGTTTGTTTTTGTTTAAGGATGAGCACCTGCACGAGGTTGTGAAGATGCTGctgggagaggaaattgtccatgtaaGTCATCGCTATAGGATGAACATGGAGGCATATTCGTTGATTGCGGCTTGGGGTTTCCAGTTTGAGGCTGAGGTGGACAAGGTGAAAAATGCCTTGAGAGTTGTAATTGACTCAAGGTATATGTTAAATATGGATAGTGTGTGTGCTCGTGTGGTCCCAATGTTGGGCATTGTTCCTGAGGCAGGGGTG TATGTGCTTAATTTGGCTCCTCAAGGCATTTATACAAGTGGTTGTGGAAGTTCTGCAGTTGGTTTGACTACTTATGTATCAAAGGACCCTGAAACTGGTGAAATAATTCTAGAAAGTGGAGCACTGGTATTGAGTGATAGGGGTATTTGTTGCATAGACGAGTTTGACAAGATGCCAGATACTGCTAGTAGCATGTTACACGAGGTTATGGAACAACAAATAGTGTCAATTGCAAAGGCTGGGATCATAGCATCTCTTAATGCAAGGACATCGGTTTTAGCTTGTGCCAATCCTAGCGGTTCACACTACAATCCTAGACTTTCATTTATTGATAATATCCAACTTCCTCCAACATTGTTTTCCAGGTTTGATATGATCTACCTAGTGCTTGATAAAGCTGATGATCAAACAAATCGACGCATTGCATTATGA